In Hafnia alvei, a genomic segment contains:
- the arsC gene encoding glutaredoxin-dependent arsenate reductase has product MSNITIYHNPACGTSRNTLEMIRNSGTEPTVIHYLETPPSRDELVKLIADMGITVRAVLRKNVEPFEALGLAEDRFTDDQLIDFMLQHPILINRPIVVTPLGTRLCRPSEVVLDILPDAQKHAFTKEDGEKVVDDAGKRLK; this is encoded by the coding sequence ATGAGCAACATCACCATTTATCACAACCCAGCTTGCGGCACCTCGCGTAACACACTGGAGATGATCCGTAACAGCGGTACAGAGCCGACCGTTATTCATTATCTTGAGACACCACCATCACGCGATGAACTGGTTAAACTTATTGCGGATATGGGGATCACAGTACGAGCGGTGCTGCGTAAGAATGTCGAACCTTTTGAAGCGTTAGGGCTGGCGGAAGACCGTTTTACTGATGATCAGTTAATCGACTTTATGTTACAGCATCCTATCCTGATTAACCGCCCGATCGTGGTGACGCCACTGGGGACCCGGCTGTGTCGTCCTTCAGAAGTGGTGCTGGATATTCTTCCGGATGCACAGAAACACGCGTTCACCAAAGAAGATGGTGAAAAAGTCGTTGATGATGCAGGTAAACGACTGAAATAA
- a CDS encoding tyrosine-protein phosphatase, translated as MIHPFDILTLDNGAKLIFTPCPGTKGVSIVDSLKSLKEAGAQAVITMMTMAELTEKQADTIPSLCAELHMDWYHLPVEDSCAPEEPFAQAFAQQKAILLGLVETGATMVIHCHGGSGRTGMMAAILMLELGYAPAQVKSQIQLIRPKSLTSPVQVNYLIKQYTYE; from the coding sequence ATGATACATCCGTTTGATATTCTTACCTTAGACAATGGCGCTAAGCTAATTTTTACCCCTTGCCCTGGCACTAAAGGGGTTTCCATTGTTGATTCCTTAAAATCACTAAAAGAAGCAGGTGCTCAGGCCGTTATCACCATGATGACGATGGCTGAACTGACTGAAAAGCAAGCCGATACGATCCCGTCCCTGTGTGCTGAACTTCATATGGACTGGTATCACCTGCCCGTTGAAGATAGCTGTGCGCCTGAAGAGCCATTTGCACAGGCATTTGCTCAACAGAAGGCTATTCTGTTGGGGCTAGTCGAGACAGGTGCGACGATGGTGATCCATTGTCACGGTGGTTCTGGCAGGACAGGTATGATGGCCGCTATTCTGATGCTCGAACTGGGTTATGCTCCGGCTCAGGTGAAATCGCAGATCCAGCTAATCAGGCCAAAATCGCTGACCTCGCCTGTTCAGGTCAATTATCTTATCAAGCAATACACTTACGAGTGA
- a CDS encoding sulfite exporter TauE/SafE family protein produces the protein MSSESKRNRKGFFSGAIIGALGGLIGLGWAEFRLPVLMGSFKMPTLEAVIFNKAMSLTVVAVALIFRTKSIAVDQLMAHLDIVINLLAGSLIGAWWAAGRAIKMSRIMLDRIILILLVVLSFVMLSEAWIPLHDISAGLFPPGITTIIAGVIAGFFIGNVAALLGVAGGELLIPTIVILFGADIKLAGSLSLMISLPTMIVGFSRYTNADAFQILKKEKKLFMWMVIGSVIGAAMGGLMLGMFPVKILMTLLGVVLLISAIKTFQHTRKS, from the coding sequence ATGTCGTCAGAGTCGAAACGGAATAGAAAAGGTTTTTTTTCCGGTGCAATCATTGGCGCTTTAGGCGGCCTGATTGGTCTGGGTTGGGCAGAGTTCCGCCTTCCAGTCCTGATGGGTAGTTTTAAAATGCCTACGCTGGAAGCGGTCATTTTTAACAAAGCAATGAGCCTGACTGTTGTCGCTGTTGCTTTAATATTCCGAACAAAATCCATCGCAGTAGATCAGTTGATGGCACATCTGGATATTGTCATCAATTTATTGGCCGGTAGCCTTATTGGTGCCTGGTGGGCAGCCGGAAGAGCCATCAAAATGTCCCGTATCATGCTGGACCGAATTATTCTAATCCTGCTTGTTGTCCTGTCCTTCGTCATGCTTTCAGAAGCGTGGATACCATTACATGATATCTCTGCTGGGTTATTCCCACCTGGAATCACCACAATTATTGCGGGCGTTATTGCTGGCTTCTTTATCGGGAACGTAGCGGCTTTACTGGGTGTTGCCGGTGGGGAACTCCTTATTCCTACCATTGTTATTCTTTTTGGTGCAGACATTAAACTGGCTGGCAGTCTGTCATTGATGATTAGTTTACCAACAATGATAGTTGGTTTTTCGCGCTACACGAATGCCGATGCCTTCCAAATCCTGAAAAAAGAGAAAAAGCTCTTTATGTGGATGGTGATTGGTTCGGTTATCGGTGCTGCCATGGGGGGCCTTATGCTTGGTATGTTCCCTGTAAAAATACTCATGACGTTGTTGGGTGTTGTACTCCTGATCTCTGCAATCAAAACCTTTCAACACACCCGGAAAAGTTGA
- a CDS encoding winged helix-turn-helix domain-containing protein — protein MENTSFKSNLILVRPRIYINDNISLGPGKIDLLRAIDGFNSLSAAAKDLGIPYKRAWILLDSLNKGIGKPVVSTSTGGNKGGGTVLTPLGRKLLAWYDQAEAHLNEQSQQQLIDLENILFGE, from the coding sequence ATGGAAAATACATCCTTTAAGTCAAACTTAATATTAGTCAGACCACGGATATATATTAATGACAACATCTCACTGGGACCGGGGAAGATCGACCTTTTACGGGCGATAGATGGTTTCAACTCCCTTTCGGCGGCAGCTAAAGATCTGGGAATACCCTATAAAAGAGCATGGATCTTACTCGACTCGTTGAACAAGGGGATCGGTAAGCCTGTTGTGAGTACATCTACAGGTGGCAACAAAGGTGGCGGTACAGTTCTGACCCCTCTGGGGCGGAAATTACTGGCCTGGTATGATCAAGCAGAGGCTCATCTTAATGAGCAATCCCAGCAACAGTTGATTGATTTAGAAAACATTCTTTTTGGCGAATAA
- the arsA gene encoding arsenical pump-driving ATPase produces the protein MNIPFLKEITPFIFFTGKGGVGKTSLACATAVWLADQGKKTLLVSTDPASNVGQVFSQTIGHRIIDIDSVSNLAAMEVDPMAAAQAYRDRVLNPVRELMPADVVSSIEEQLSGSCTTEIAAFDEFTGLLTNHELREKYDHIVFDTAPTGHTIRMLELPGAWSGYLDANPDAAANLGPLVGLEKQQHQYADAVKALSDATLTRLVLVARAQTSTLKEVSHTHDELYAIGLQHQHLAINGVLPPFAGVDDRLAQSILAREEKALLAMPENLAALPRSQLYLKPFNLVGLDALRALFTDNKEMPDTPTTTLNTLALPKLAELVDELSHSGKGLVMTMGKGGVGKTTVAASVAVSLAKRGHKVHLTTSDPAAHLSYTLDGSLPNLQVSRIDPKAETERYRNFVIENQGKGLDAEGLAVLEEDLRSPCTEEIAVFQAFSRIIKEADDHFVIMDTAPTGHTLLLLDATGAYHREMVRQMGQSHDHVITPMMQLQDPDKTRVIIVTLAETTPVLEAANLQSDLRRAGIEPWAWVVNNSLAAAKPTSPFLMTRASRELPLISDVEEQYAKRIALTPLQSEEPVGIDLLEEMAQ, from the coding sequence CGGTAAGACATCACTTGCCTGTGCTACTGCTGTGTGGCTGGCCGATCAGGGTAAAAAAACACTGCTGGTCAGCACCGATCCGGCTTCAAACGTAGGCCAGGTGTTCAGCCAGACTATCGGTCACCGAATTATTGATATTGACTCAGTATCCAACCTTGCAGCAATGGAAGTTGATCCAATGGCTGCAGCTCAGGCTTATCGCGATCGTGTACTGAATCCAGTTCGTGAGTTAATGCCTGCTGATGTGGTAAGCAGTATTGAGGAACAACTTTCCGGCTCCTGCACGACGGAAATTGCCGCTTTTGATGAATTTACCGGGTTGCTTACCAACCATGAACTGCGGGAGAAATATGACCATATCGTATTCGATACTGCACCAACCGGTCATACCATCCGTATGCTTGAACTACCGGGTGCCTGGAGTGGCTATCTCGATGCTAATCCAGATGCTGCTGCCAATCTCGGACCGCTGGTCGGACTGGAAAAACAGCAGCATCAGTATGCAGATGCGGTTAAAGCACTCTCTGATGCAACGCTTACGCGCTTAGTGCTGGTTGCTCGTGCACAAACTTCTACATTAAAAGAAGTCTCACATACGCACGATGAGCTCTACGCCATCGGTCTGCAGCATCAACACCTCGCCATTAATGGCGTACTGCCACCGTTCGCCGGTGTCGATGATCGACTGGCACAAAGCATTCTGGCGCGTGAAGAGAAGGCGCTACTGGCAATGCCGGAGAATCTGGCTGCTTTGCCGCGTTCACAACTTTATCTTAAGCCTTTCAACCTGGTCGGTCTGGATGCACTGCGGGCGTTATTTACGGACAATAAAGAGATGCCTGATACGCCAACCACAACGCTGAACACATTAGCGCTGCCAAAACTGGCAGAACTGGTGGATGAACTCAGCCATTCCGGAAAAGGTCTGGTGATGACAATGGGCAAAGGCGGTGTGGGCAAAACGACCGTGGCGGCATCGGTTGCAGTATCGCTGGCAAAACGGGGTCACAAAGTCCATCTGACCACTTCCGATCCGGCAGCACATCTTTCTTACACGCTGGATGGTTCACTGCCAAATCTACAGGTGAGCCGTATCGACCCGAAAGCAGAAACTGAGCGTTATCGTAACTTTGTAATAGAAAACCAGGGTAAAGGACTTGATGCCGAAGGGCTGGCGGTGTTAGAGGAAGATCTCCGTTCACCGTGCACTGAGGAGATAGCGGTCTTCCAGGCGTTCTCGCGGATTATCAAAGAAGCAGACGACCATTTCGTCATTATGGATACGGCCCCGACCGGGCATACCCTTTTATTACTGGATGCTACCGGGGCATATCACCGGGAAATGGTGCGCCAGATGGGGCAATCACATGATCATGTCATCACACCGATGATGCAGTTGCAGGACCCGGATAAAACCAGAGTCATTATTGTCACCCTTGCTGAAACCACACCGGTGCTGGAAGCAGCCAACCTGCAGAGTGATCTACGTCGGGCAGGGATTGAACCCTGGGCATGGGTTGTCAATAACAGCCTTGCCGCAGCTAAGCCGACCTCCCCCTTCCTGATGACCAGGGCGAGCCGGGAGCTGCCTCTCATCTCTGACGTGGAAGAGCAGTATGCTAAGCGTATTGCGTTAACGCCACTGCAGAGTGAAGAGCCTGTAGGTATCGACCTGCTGGAAGAAATGGCGCAATAA